Genomic DNA from Entomoplasma freundtii:
TGCGCAGCACGAATAATTTCTCCAACTTTAAAGAGGTCCTCTTCAAAGATACCAATAATAATTCGCTTATGTTTTTCTTTAAACGGTGTAGCAATATAACTTTCGATTTTATGGTTAGGTGCTGTAAAACCGCGACGTGAAGCTGAAGCAGTATCACTAATTAAAGCCAAGACTCCACGCTCACTGATTTTTGCTAAATTAGCAAAATCAGTAGAAAATGATGATTGTTCTTGCCCATCGATAATGTAATCACCTAAATAAATTACCGCACCTTGTTTGGTGCTAAAAGCGAAGCCAAGGGTTTGCGGTGAAGAAGCTGTTAACCGAAATACCTCTACTTTTGTGGAAGTAAAATTAATTATTTCTTTATCATGAACGACATGATAATTACTATCGCGATTACGCATGCGTGCACGTTGAGCTTTAATCTTTAGAACCTGGGCAGTAATGGGGTTACAGTAAACTGGTACATCGAGGTCTTTCAAAAGATAATTTGTTGCCCCCGAATTATAAGCCGAAGCATTAGTTAAGAAAATCGCCTTAACACGTTGACGATTATCTTTCAAATAATCAAAATTAGGAATCACCATGTCGACTCCTAAAATCCCTTTGTCCGGAAATTTTAGTCCAGCGTCGAGAACAAATAGTTCATCATCAATTTCCAAAACATAGAGGTTTTTACCCCGCTCATCTTGGCCACCTAGGGCCATGAATTTAATATTTCCCATATTTTCCATTCTTTCTTTTCATCTCTTTAAATACACTTTTTACTTGATAGCAAATTAAAAGCAGAAAAATTATTAATCTTTATTGTTTTATATTTCTACTACAGACATCAATTATAACCGGATAGATTATAACAAAAAACAGCCCAAAGTTGGCGGGTACGCTCTTTGGTTTCGTTTAGTTAAAGGTTCTCTTAGTTAATAATTTTTTCAATAACTGGTTTTGGACGGTAAGCCTTATCAATCGTAAAACTTTTTTGCGCACGTTGAGTTCAACTTGCCAACGGTTCTTTGTTGGTTAATAGTTCCATCACCACATCTCCGGTTTTAACCAAAGAACCATCGGGTTGACAAATAATAATTCCGGCAGCGTAGTCAATCACATCTGTTTTGTGAAGACGCCCTCCTCCTAAATCAATATTTAAAAAGCCCAGGTTTAAGGCATCGTGATAACTAATGTAACCATCTTGATCAGCTTTGATTTGGACCTTATTTTTAGTTGGAAAGTGTTCATTATAATTTTCTAAAATGCTAATGTCACCACCTTGAGCAGTAATCAAAGTTTTAAAAAATGGTACAACTTGGCCACTTTGGAGACGTGATAAAGCTGATTTTTTAGCAGTTTCAAAATTAGCAAAAACTTTTGCCTTAACAAGGGTCAAGGCCACCGCTGTCGTCGCAATTTCAATCACATCCGCTTCACCATTACCATGCAAAGTTTCTCATGCTTCTTTTACTTCAAGTGCATTACCAATAGTTCTTCCAAGGGGTTTTTCCATATCTGTCAAAAGAACTTCCACATCACGATGATGGTGCTTACCAATATTAATCATTAATTTGGCCAAAGCAGTTGCTGACTCCTTATCTTTCATGAAAGCTCCTGAACCAACTTTGACATCTAAAATAAGTGAGTTGGTCTTGATAGCCAATTTTTTAGCCATAATCGAAGCGGCGATTAGAGGCAGTGAGTCAATTAATTGGGTGGCATCTCGTAAGGCATAAATCTCTGCATCAGCCGGAGCTAAATCGTGATTGGCAGCAGCAATCACCATCCCATTTTCTTTAAGTAGGTTTTTAAATTGAGTTTCGCTTAAATCACTTCTAAACCCCGGAAAGGAATCAAGTTTATCTAAAGTACCACCAGTTTGGCCTAAAGCGCGCCCTGATAATTTTGCTACTTTAATACCATATGAAGCAGCTAAAGGGGTAAAAATAAGGGTGATTTTATCCCCAACTCCACCAGTGGAGTGTTTATCTGCTTTTCAACCCGGAACATCATCAAGGTTGTAAGTAATTCCTGAATTTAAGTAACTACTTGTTAGGTCTCCGACTTCCTTATCGGTCATTCCTTTGAAAAATATGGCTGCAATAAAAGCAGACATTTGGTAATCCTTGATAACATCTTCCAAGTAGTTAGCGATGATTCAATCAAATTCACCTAAGGTTAAAACCTCACCGCGTTTTTTACGTTCCATGATTTCTTTAAATGTATACTTTTCATTTTTTGGTGTTAATGACATAAATATTGGTCCTCAAATTCTAAGTTAGTAATGGGCTAATAATCTAGTTTTTTGTACGATCTTGAAGAACAAAAATGCTCTTCAATAATTTAGTTTTGGTTATTTCTTCTGAAGAAAGCGACATCACTTTTACTTTCGCTTGACTTAATTTTACGATAATTAATGGGTCTTCAATTTTGATATCTTTAGTATCGATAGAAACCGCCACTTCTGGAGGTTTCTTTAAAACAATTGACAACGTTTGGTTTTTGGAAAAAATCATCGGTGCGTTAAGGGTACGGAATTTATTAGTTGATACTGGGAAAAGTTCAAGCATTTCGAAAATATCAATATTAGGGTAAATAATTGGCCCCCCAGCTGACTTAGCAAAACCAGTTGAACCAGAAGGGGTAGCAAAAACTAAACCGGTGCCACGGAAAGTTTCTAATTTTTCGTTATTAATAAGAACATCTAATTCTAAAGGACGAATATTATTAACGATTTTAATTTCATTTAAAGAATAATGAGTTTTACTGCCGTTAAGCAACTCGAGCAAACTATACTCAAAGTAATGATGGTTTTGGTCAAGACCACTTTTTAAAATTAATTCTAAATCAGCCGTTGTATTATGGTTTGTATAAAAGCCAATCCCGCCAAATTTCATCGGAATAAACGTGGTGGTTTTTAAATCATTTTCAAATAAATGAACCGCATTCAAGAAGGTTCCATCACCGCCAATAACAAATACATAATCTGGCTTAGTATGCACTTCCAAATAACTTGGGTTAAGCTTAATCATTTCCTTTAATTGGCTTTTTAAAGCAATTGATTCTGGATAATCATTTGTTACGATGGCATAAGTAATCATTATTAAAACCCCTTTTTAAGATTATTATAATCAATTGTTAGCGCTGGCGTTGTTTCAGAAAGAAAATCATTTTTCTCATAAGTTAACTTTGGTCCGATTACTAAACAAGAATAAGCTAGTTATTAGGCTATAATTTAAAAGAAATTATTACAATTGATTGGAAATAAAATAAAGGGGAACCATGAAAAAAAGAATGATTACTGGCATTACGCCAAGCGGCAAGATGACTTTAGGTAATTACTTAGGTGTCGTGAAGAATTTAATTGATTGGCAAGATGAATATGATTTGTTTGTTTTTATTGCCAACCTTCACGCGATTACGTTACCTCAAAATCCCAAACAACTTAAACAAAATACCGAAGAAATTGCTGCTCTTTATTTGGCAGCAGGGTTAAACCCAGAAAATGTTGTTATTTTCAAGCAAAGTGAAGTGCCGGCTCACTCTGAGTTAGGCTGACTCTTAAATACCCAAACCTCAATGGGGGAATTATCGCGAATGACCCAATTTAAAGATAAAAGCCAAAAATTGGCCAATAAAAGTTCAATTCCGGCCGGTCTTTTTAACTACCCGACATTAATGGCAGCTGACATTTTGCTTTATGAACCAGATTTTGTTCCGGTTGGTGTTGACCAAAAACAACATGTTGAATTGGCACGTGACTTAGCTCTTAGGTTCAATAATAAGTATGGAGAAAACTTTAAAGTTCCGGAACCACTCTTAACCAAAAACAAAATAAAAATCATGGATTTACAAGATCCTACTAAGAAAATGAGTAAATCTTCACTGAACCCGAAAGCGGTGCTTTATATTCTTGATGAACCAGCAATAATTCGTAAAAAAATTGCTAGTGCGCTCACAGATAGTGAGAATGTTGTTCGTTATGACCCAGAGAATAAACCTGGTGTTTCTAATTTAATGACTATCTATGCTCTCTTAAAAAATACCACTCCTGAAAATATCGAACATCTTTGGGAAGGCAAAAACTATAAAGATTTCAAAGATGATGTGGCCGAAGAAATTATTGCTATTTTAGAGCCAATTCAGAAAAATTACCAAGAGATTAAACGTAGCGGCAAACTAGAGACAATTTTAAATGAAGGCGCACTTCGAGCTAATCGAGTCGCCCAAAAAAAAGTGACCAAAACTAGAAAAAAAATGGGACTGAATTAAAAAATCCAAGTTAATTAACTTGGATTTTTTGTTCTAAGGCAGTCAGGACCTTATTTAAATTTTTTTCAATTTGGGAAATCCGGGCCATTACATCTGAGTTTGACAATTCGTTTTTAGCAACCTGGATACGTTGTTGGTCAAGTCAATCATTTTGCTCTTTTAAATTAATTTGGTTTTTTAATAATTTGTTATTTTCATCTTGTAATAAGGTTAGTTCATTTTGAAGGTCTGCCAAGATTGCAAGGAAGTGTAAATAATCTGCTTGGATTTCATCTAAAAAATCATTGACTTCTTCAACTTTATAACCTTTAATTTCAATCGTGAAATTTTTTTGTTGCAAATCTTCGGGGTTGAATTTATTCTTTAATTTCATGATTTTTCTCCTACCGTCATTTTAACATTTTCCGAATCTCTTTTAGGGAGGAAAATGGTACCTTTAAATCAAAAGGGTTTGTTCTTAGAAACAATCCTTAATTTAACACATAAAAAATATAATGAGGAAAGACGGTGCACAGTTTACAAAATTCCTGTTCAACAAGGTTGAGATCCAAAAACACAACGACCATTTTTTATGAAACATTATGCCTGCGATTACATCGGCAATTACCAAGGAGCTTATTTTGAATTCGAAGCCAAGGAAACAGCTCAAGAATATTTTGCCTGGAAACAAATTCGCCCAAGCCAACATGCTAAATTACAACAAATTTTAGCTACCAAGGGTTATGCTTTTTTAATAATTTATTTTGAAAGAACTAACCAATTTTTCTTTGTTACTTACCAAGCTTTGGAAACTTATATCCTAAACAACACACAAAAAATTCCGTTGGGTTGGTTTCAAGAAACGCAAACGGAATTAAAGATTAATGAGGAATTAAAATTAAATTATCTAGCCTTATTGGATAAATAAAAAAATTGCTATGCAGCAATTTTTTTATTTTTATTGTAGACGTTCTCTTAGTTGTTTTGCTGCCTTAAATTTTGAAGCTTTTGAAGCGGGGATACGAATTTTTTCTTTAGTACTTGGATTCATCCCATCACGTTCAGGGCGATCAACAACACTAAATTTTCCGAATCCAGCAATAGCAACTTCGTGGCCGTTGCTTAAATATTTTGCAATATCATCAAAAACCAGAGCCACGATTCTTTCACTTTGGGCTTTACTTAAATCTTCTTTTTGCATCAAAGTTTCAGCAATTTCTTTTTTTGTCATGTGTGTCTCCTACTTTTCTTAACCAACTTTAACTTATTTCAAAAAATTGTTTACGAGTACGATTGGTCGTTTAAAATTATACAATATTTCGTACAGATTTAGGAAAATCTCAGATGGTATGTGGTTTTTTTCGCAAAGTTGATGCGCTATTTTCACCGCTTCCACACCTTCAGTTGTGGTTGACAAATTTTCCATCGTTTCTTTAGGGTTCCCTTCAATCGCGATCCGATGACCTAGAGAATAGTTTCGTGATTTTGGTGAAGTGGCCGTCAACACCAAATCCCCGACACTAGCATAAGTTAAAACAGTTTCTAAACGCCCACCAAAAACTTGGCTAATTTCATAAATTTCTCTCAAGCCTTTGGCAATTAATGAAGCACGAGCATTATCTCCAGCATTTAAACCATCAAGAATTCCTGAACCAATAGCAATCCCATTCTTCAAGGCAGCTGCAATCTCACATCCCGCAAAATCATCACTTAAGCCAATAGCAAAGTACTCATTTTGAAAGTTATTGGCGATGGATTTAGCC
This window encodes:
- the trpS gene encoding tryptophan--tRNA ligase — encoded protein: MKKRMITGITPSGKMTLGNYLGVVKNLIDWQDEYDLFVFIANLHAITLPQNPKQLKQNTEEIAALYLAAGLNPENVVIFKQSEVPAHSELGWLLNTQTSMGELSRMTQFKDKSQKLANKSSIPAGLFNYPTLMAADILLYEPDFVPVGVDQKQHVELARDLALRFNNKYGENFKVPEPLLTKNKIKIMDLQDPTKKMSKSSLNPKAVLYILDEPAIIRKKIASALTDSENVVRYDPENKPGVSNLMTIYALLKNTTPENIEHLWEGKNYKDFKDDVAEEIIAILEPIQKNYQEIKRSGKLETILNEGALRANRVAQKKVTKTRKKMGLN
- a CDS encoding NAD(P)H-dependent glycerol-3-phosphate dehydrogenase gives rise to the protein MKKNFTIIGSGAYGTCLANVLADNGHEVVIYGISESEINDIKFKHQNSQFFGDAKLNQNILATTNLEAALAKTEILILAVPTKALHSVIAQLKATLTHEVIILNTAKGLAPNGDLLSTYIQKDLHDFAMVSDYGALYGPSIASEVVRRLPTGVTLVMKNKKLAKSIANNFQNEYFAIGLSDDFAGCEIAAALKNGIAIGSGILDGLNAGDNARASLIAKGLREIYEISQVFGGRLETVLTYASVGDLVLTATSPKSRNYSLGHRIAIEGNPKETMENLSTTTEGVEAVKIAHQLCEKNHIPSEIFLNLYEILYNFKRPIVLVNNFLK
- a CDS encoding thymidine phosphorylase codes for the protein MSLTPKNEKYTFKEIMERKKRGEVLTLGEFDWIIANYLEDVIKDYQMSAFIAAIFFKGMTDKEVGDLTSSYLNSGITYNLDDVPGWKADKHSTGGVGDKITLIFTPLAASYGIKVAKLSGRALGQTGGTLDKLDSFPGFRSDLSETQFKNLLKENGMVIAAANHDLAPADAEIYALRDATQLIDSLPLIAASIMAKKLAIKTNSLILDVKVGSGAFMKDKESATALAKLMINIGKHHHRDVEVLLTDMEKPLGRTIGNALEVKEAWETLHGNGEADVIEIATTAVALTLVKAKVFANFETAKKSALSRLQSGQVVPFFKTLITAQGGDISILENYNEHFPTKNKVQIKADQDGYISYHDALNLGFLNIDLGGGRLHKTDVIDYAAGIIICQPDGSLVKTGDVVMELLTNKEPLASWTQRAQKSFTIDKAYRPKPVIEKIIN
- a CDS encoding DivIVA domain-containing protein — protein: MKLKNKFNPEDLQQKNFTIEIKGYKVEEVNDFLDEIQADYLHFLAILADLQNELTLLQDENNKLLKNQINLKEQNDWLDQQRIQVAKNELSNSDVMARISQIEKNLNKVLTALEQKIQVN
- a CDS encoding HU family DNA-binding protein, whose product is MTKKEIAETLMQKEDLSKAQSERIVALVFDDIAKYLSNGHEVAIAGFGKFSVVDRPERDGMNPSTKEKIRIPASKASKFKAAKQLRERLQ
- a CDS encoding diacylglycerol kinase catalytic domain-containing protein codes for the protein MITYAIVTNDYPESIALKSQLKEMIKLNPSYLEVHTKPDYVFVIGGDGTFLNAVHLFENDLKTTTFIPMKFGGIGFYTNHNTTADLELILKSGLDQNHHYFEYSLLELLNGSKTHYSLNEIKIVNNIRPLELDVLINNEKLETFRGTGLVFATPSGSTGFAKSAGGPIIYPNIDIFEMLELFPVSTNKFRTLNAPMIFSKNQTLSIVLKKPPEVAVSIDTKDIKIEDPLIIVKLSQAKVKVMSLSSEEITKTKLLKSIFVLQDRTKN
- a CDS encoding Holliday junction resolvase RecU; the protein is MVPLNQKGLFLETILNLTHKKYNEERRCTVYKIPVQQGWDPKTQRPFFMKHYACDYIGNYQGAYFEFEAKETAQEYFAWKQIRPSQHAKLQQILATKGYAFLIIYFERTNQFFFVTYQALETYILNNTQKIPLGWFQETQTELKINEELKLNYLALLDK